A DNA window from Polyodon spathula isolate WHYD16114869_AA chromosome 18, ASM1765450v1, whole genome shotgun sequence contains the following coding sequences:
- the LOC121330460 gene encoding probable helicase with zinc finger domain, with protein sequence MGERRPEELCAQACEHLCCQEYQLALLCCDEAVAALPNISAFPTSTLSDEAIWLQASLYRISALLQLKKYSEAEEDCKSVLCIHEVLGDGLLRDVLVTMLLEGRLKAVYHALYNCEGVDCVNGESMQTFRRLLLLLTESQVSSNAARVSPEPVNQGIRLGHRWKYRPPPRGVLGLDEYTICCRFLQYGSCRYGVLCLFAHSHGELVEWRERHVYRRLQDQQTREELQHCGSYGENLIEKWISNPSPDKVVSGSVDGVTVDCVPELNQVAKDKKCTLSWMLLLNCNPPRLLHRVALLSDLHRSHFSISSVAAGCSDSLHPYSISDQCQEWSRDLSGQNRIKEHVYQVTVRFCTEVFGNFQQTVVFDFGTEPVLMQTVSAAVSSDEDVEAMFHRQQQSLLLSQRWDPTCKHIAVVEFQPRELSDLDQSLLLNYEIPAAADQLFTRSVLDKSLNMHNYYSRFHDLLYIEENAQSKEVSKFNIQASLHIVSGSSVPGHPGSARQLLNGQLFAILNLSGTVITRDTAAGRLVMDTVTSVLLMPVGRRKGPCPVPGIKEKVYEALLEDRSREYLLLRLAKECCEDLKLQPDKDLLVELQFQLNRLPLCEMHYALDTFQDCSLLFPDLSTVVLPPPLNSDDGLEMRLNPRQREAVQAIAAPLSLRLPPLIITGPSGTGKTFTLTQAVKLLLRDPKYRILLCTHSEHAADVFVKDHLNFHDGPGLPEGWLLRIHNKNKPVKSVLPAVQRCSLISRNRASFLLPTKEDVVRSRVVVTTVSLSKHLTQLGLSTGYFTHILLDEASYATECESVLALALADESTRVVLAGDPAQLAPVVYSEFAWERSLHVSLIERLSQFYPPDSCCRIELSAHYRSQETIINLASELFYGGDLRAASKQPAHKDFFPLSFFAAWGMDKNCYSYYNFAEVLEIAEQVEELHKKWPVAWGKLDENSIGVVTPYASQAVCIRAELRKRKLQDVTVEQIFNVQGRHFRVLFLSTVRTRNTYKEPSAVVKRKDQQQEETAEDLEYGFLSSSRMLSTVLPRAQSLLAVVGDPVALCTIGKCRKIWERIISLCHEHGSLHGVALHEIHTQLDNLELSRSCVLNPLAPEFIPRTLLHPAFSRRLQASFPRLGTRRPQFHRFKPPGQAEVYGHNSPAGLVGSPVCSFQFPSGRHSVFGKSASPLQRSEPLGRNNIVCIPPYRSRFVMPVPVPCSGYQNRLPLDPRIMACQAAVAYNINLLQNQGRLSPGPFVSGPLSPHQTYQSSIDGSVEHSKTGREEMIPGFETVKLWKENEMKEKFLANLDSLGGGPFWLSEGQMDRSLTPKFGHSAKPYFNSSFSDVKSHHSLGPQGLHSPSRFPGNPSMDSLPYSLDRTPLPFASSPEPCRSPLLGRMEHIRRSPSPAPLPPHLSPGLSSARVTVPQGSPQANLQNGTHINSAMRENVQSSDKCISKFSQWMEQCGDLVSDHPNHNHHHHSVPQSLNMHTPLIQNHDVFRLSQQDSNHVNSYHGDPKLPVHESFEQHAPWNDPRTTSQSTETSPKAKLFPYCSSSTRSLSPLPSPMCYEQSLKRISHFGKLEHGSSPYTPDHKQKLFHFPSYPLPEFGSTIHPSSPRLPSASVSSVSPVSPRVLLQLPPNAHNVVTPIKAGLGSTQHSDPHCHHERDFYASPKQFQRESEIDVRTMGRPLYQRGAPSTLQESPSSQVSQEPSPFCSPDLLSPASTGGQRAVEEAEDSAFSPTESGEGQAALHTQDCAEYNRHYTPSSQQAHPDCLEGNEQSYLEENKMAASYASVLRAPPPSSPGPSPELPKKANDPLTLLQDLSKRSGHNDSGFYSYFQ encoded by the exons ATGGGTGAGCGAAGGCCCGAAGAATTGTGTGCCCAGGCATGTGAGCATCTGTGTTGCCAAGAATACCAGCTAGCCCTGCTCTGCTGTGATGAGGCAGTGGCTGCGTTGCCCAACATCTCAGCATTCCCCACCTCCACCCTTTCAGATGAGGCTATCTGGCTTCAGGCATCGCTCTACAGGATCTCCGCTCTCCTTCAGCTG aaaaagtaTAGTGAAGCTGAAGAAGACTGTAAAAGTG TTTTATGCATTCATGAGGTCCTTGGTGACGGTTTGCTGCGAGATGTGTTGGTGACTATGTTGTTGGAAGGGAGATTGAAGGCGGTGTATCATGCATTGTACAACTGTGAAGGTGTAGACTGTGTG AATGGAGAATCCATGCAAACCTTTAGACGGCTGCTGCTACTGCTGACAGAATCCCAG GTTTCAAGTAATGCCGCTAGAGTTTCACCAGAACCTGTGAATCAAG GTATTCGACTTGGTCATCGGTGGAAGTACAGACCCCCACCTCGAGGAGTTTTAGGGTTAGATGAATATACAATATGCTGCAG GTTTCTGCAGTATGGCTCGTGCCGCTATGGTGTCCTGTGTCTCTTTGCACACTCTCACGGTGAGCTAGTGGAGTGGCGGGAGCGCCATGTTTACCGCAGGCTGCAGGACCAGCAGACCAGGGAGGAGCTGCAGCACTGTGGGAGCTATGGGGAAAACCTAATTGAGAAGTGGATCAGCAACCCCAGCCCTGACAAAGTG GTGAGTGGAAGTGTGGACGGTGTGACAGTGGACTGTGTCCCTGAGCTCAACCAGGTTGCAAAGGATAAAAAGTGCACCCTTAGCTGGATGCTGCTATTAAACTGTAAC CCTCCCCGTTTGCTGCACCGCGTGGCCTTGCTCAGCGACCTGCACCGCTCTCACTTCAGCATCTCGTCGGTGGCAGCGGGCTGCTCTGACAGTCTGCACCCCTACTCCATCTCGGACCAGTGCCAGGAGTGGAGCCGGGACCTGAGCGGCCAGAACCGCATCAAAGAGCACGTCTACCAGGTCACTGTGCGCTTCTGCACGGAGGTCTTCGGGAACTTCCAGCAAACCGTGGTGTTTGACTTCGGGACCGAGCCGGTGCTGATGCAGACCGTTTCTGCAGCTGTGTCCTCGGATGAAG ACGTAGAAGCGATGTTTCACCGGCAGCAGCAGTCTCTTCTGCTGTCCCAGCGATGGGACCCAACCTGCAAACACATTGCTGTGGTGGAGTTCCAGCCTCGGGAGCTCTCAGACCTTgaccagtccctgctgctgaactACGAGATCCCTGCCGCTGCAGACCAGCTGTTCACACGCTCTGTGCTTGACAAATCCCTCAACATGCACAACTACTACTCACGCTTCCACGACCTGCTGTACATAGAGGAGAACGCACAGAGCAAGGAAGTCAGCAA GTTTAATATCCAAGCCAGTTTGCACATTGTGAGCGGCTCTTCTGTGCCGGGTCACCCTGGCAGTGCCAGGCAGCTCCTGAATGGGCAGCTGTTTGCCATCTTGAATCTGAGTGGCACTGTGATCACCAGGGACACGGCAGCGGGAAGGCTGGTGATGGACACGGTGACGAGTGTGCTGCTGATGCCCGTGGGTCGAAGGAAGGGGCCCTGCCCTGTCCCGGGCATCAAGGAGAAGGTGTATGAAGCCCTGCTGGAGGACCGCAGCCGAGAATACCTGCTGCTGCGGCTGGCAAAGGAGTGCTGTGAGGACCTGAAACTGCAACCAGACAAGGACCTGCTG GTAGAGCTGCAGTTTCAACTGAACCGTTTGCCACTCTGTGAGATGCACTATGCGCTAGATACTTTCCAGGACTGCAGCCTGCTTTTTCCCGATCTATCCACTGTCGTTTTACCACCTCCCTTAAACAG tgATGACGGTTTAGAAATGAGGCTCAACCCACGACAGAGAGAAGCTGTTCAGGCCATTGCCGCTCCACTGTCCCTGAGACTACCCCCTTTAATAATCACAGGACCATCAGGCACTGGGAAGACCTTCACATTGACTCAGGCTGTCAAGTTACTGCTGAGGGACCCCAAATACAG GATTCTCCTGTGTACACACTCAGAACATGCTGCTGACGTCTTTGTAAAAGATCATCTAAACTTCCATGATGGTCCTGGGCTCCCAGAAGGATGGCTGTTgag AATCCACAACAAGAACAAACCAGTGAAATCTGTACTTCCCGCAGTGCAGCGATGCAGTCTGATCTCTCGCAATCGTGCGTCCTTCCTACTGCCCACAAAGGAGGACGTTGTAAGGAGCCGTGTGGTGGTAACGACAGTCAGCCTGTCTAAACATCTCACCCAGCTTGGCCTTAGCACTG GTTATTTCACACACATCTTGCTGGATGAAGCTTCTTATGCCACTGAGTGCGAGTCAGTTCTGGCTTTAGCACTGGCTGATGAATCCACGCGGGTTGTGCTGGCTGGAGACCCTGCTCAG CTAGCCCCAGTTGTGTACAGCGAGTTTGCCTGGGAGCGAAGCCTCCATGTCTCCTTGATAGAGCGGCTGTCTCAATTCTACCCACCTGACAGCTGCTGCAGGATAGAATTATCTGCTCACTACCGATCACAGGAGACTATCATAAA TCTTGCCTCTGAGCTCTTTTATGGAGGAGATCTGAGAGCAGCTAGTAAACAGCCAGCCCACAAAGACTTCTTTCCACTCTCTTTCTTTGCTGCTTGGGGAATGGACAAGAACTGCTACAGCTACTACAACTTTGCAGAG GTTTTGGAAATAGCTGAGCAGGTAGAAGAGCTCCATAAAAAGTGGCCAGTAGCCTGGGGCAAGTTGGATGAGAACAGCATCGGTGTGGTGACTCCATACGCCAGCCAGGCAGTCTGTATCAGAGCCGAGCTGCGCAAACGCAAGCTGCAGGACGTAACCGTGGAGCAAATATTCAACGTTCAAG GGCGTCACTTCAGGGTGCTGTTTCTGAGTACAGTGCGGACGAGGAACACCTACAAGGAGCCCTCGGCGGTGGTGAAGCGGAAGGACCAGCAGCAGGAGGAGACGGCAGAGGACCTGGAGTACGGCTTCCTGTCCAGCTCCAGGATGCTGAGCACCGTGCTGCCTCGCGCTCAGTCTCTGCTGGCTGTGGTGGGAGACCCCGTGGCACTCTGCACCATTGGAAAATGCCG GAAAATCTGGGAGCGGATCATCTCGCTGTGCCACGAACACGGCAGCCTGCACGGAGTGGCGCTGCATGAGATTCACACCCAGCTCGATAACCTGGAGCTGAGCAGGAGCTGCGTGCTGAACCCCCTCGCACCCGAGTTCATCCCACGGACTCTGCTGCACCCAGCCTTCTCCCGCAGACTGCAGGCGTCCTTTCCAAGGCTCGGC ACTAGAAGGCCTCAATTCCACCGCTTCAAGCCCCCAGGACAAGCAGAGGTTTATG GACACAACAGCCCTGCGGGGCTTGTCGGCAGCCCGGTTTGCTCCTTTCAGTTTCCTTCTGGGCGCCACTCCGTCTTTGGGAAATCAGCAAGCCCCCTGCAGAGAAGTGAACCCCTGGGCAGGAACAACATTGTGTGCATCCCTCCTTACAGGAGCCGCTTCGTCATGCCAGTGCCT GTGCCCTGCTCTGGTTACCAGAACCGGTTACCACTAGACCCACGGATCATGGCCTGTCAGGCGGCTGTGGCCTATAATATCAACCTGCTGCAAAACCAGGGCCGTCTCTCTCCTGGACCCTTCGTCTCTGGACCACTCTCTCCTCACCAGACATACCAGTCATCAATAGATGGCAGTGTGGAACACAGCAAAACAG GGCGAGAAGAAATGATTCCAGGTTTTGAGACTGTGAAGCTCTGGAAGGAAAACGAAATGAAAGAAAAG TTTTTAGCAAATCTGGACTCTCTAGGTGGGGGACCCTTCTGGCTGTCGGAGGGTCAGATGGACAGAAGCTTGACTCCGAAGTTTGGCCACAGCGCCAAGCCATATTTCAACAGCTCCTTCTCCGACGTGAAGTCTCACCACAGCCTCGGTCCGCAGGGTCTCCACAGCCCCAGCAGATTCCCTGGAAACCCCAGCATGGACAGCCTCCCCTACAGCCTGGACAGGACCCCCCTGCCCTTTGCCTCCTCCCCTGAGCCCTGCCGCTCGCCCTTGCTGGGCCGCATGGAGCACATAAGGAGAAGCCCCTCCCCAGCACCCCTGCCACCTCACCTCTCTCCAGGACTGAGCAGCGCCAGGGTCACCGTGCCACAAGGGAGCCCCCAGGCGAACCTGCAGAACGGGACACACA TAAACTCTGCAATGAGGGAGAATGTGCAAAGTTCTGACAAATGCATCTCCAAGTTCAGCCAGTGGATGGAGCAGTGTGGTGACCTGGTCAGTGACCATCCTAATCATAATCACCATCATCATAGTGTTCCTCAGTCTCTGAACATGCACACCCCTCTCATCCAGAACCATGACGTCTTCCGGCTCTCCCAGCAGGATTCAAATCATGTCAACAGCTATCACGGGGATCCCAAGTTACCTGTGCACGAGAG TTTTGAACAGCATGCTCCTTGGAATGACCCCAGAACCACGTCACAATCTACAGAGACCTCCCCCAAGGCCAAGTTGTTCCCGTACTGCTCCTCATCGACCCGGTCCCTGTCTCCGCTCCCCTCTCCAATGTGCTACGAGCAGAGCCTCAAGCGCATCTCCCACTTCGGCAAGCTCGAACACGGGTCATCCCCGTACACACCGGATCACAAGCAGAAACTCTTTCACTTCCCCAGCTACCCGCTGCCCGAATTTGGTTCAACTATCCACCCCAGCTCTCCCCGCCTCCCCTCCGCCTCCGTGTCCTCTGTCTCTCCAGTCTCCCCACgtgtgctgctgcagctgccCCCGAACGCTCACAATGTGGTCACACCCATCAAAGCCGGCCTGGGATCAACACAGCACAGTGACCCACACTGCCATCATGAGAGAGACTTCTACGCCAGCCCAAAGCAGTTTCAGAGGGAATCGGAG